A single genomic interval of Pyrus communis chromosome 7, drPyrComm1.1, whole genome shotgun sequence harbors:
- the LOC137738707 gene encoding isoflavone reductase homolog, whose amino-acid sequence MGMSKVLVVGGTGFVGRRVVRASLAVGHPTYVLQRPEIGLDIEKLQMLLSFKKEGAHLVEGSFSDFQSLVRAVKLVDVVICTMSGAHIRSHNILLQLKLVEAIKEAGNIKRFLPSEFGLDPARMGHAIEPGRVTFDDKMVVRKAIQDAKIPFTYVCGFAFAGYFGGNLAQLGTVLPPKEKVLIYGDGNTKVTIVDEDDIATYTIKTIDDLRTLNKTLYIRPPENVVTHKELVEMWENVMGRKLQQITISKQDFLASMKGMDYAGQVRVAHFYQVFYEGDLTNFEIGEEGEEEASKLYPDVKYTRLDEYIKIYA is encoded by the exons ATGGGAATGAGCAAAGTTCTTGTGGTAGGTGGTACTGGGTTCGTAGGGAGAAGGGTTGTTAGGGCAAGCCTTGCCGTAGGTCACCCAACATATGTCCTTCAAAGGCCAGAGATCGGCCTTGATATTGAGAAGTTGCAGATGCTCTTGTCCTTCAAGAAGGAAGGGGCTCACCTCGTGGAGGGTTCATTTTCTGATTTCCAAAGCCTTGTTCGTGCCGTCAAGCTTGTCGATGTTGTCATTTGCACCATGTCTGGGGCGCATATTCGGAGTCACAACATTTTGTTGCAGCTCAAACTTGTTGAAGCTATCAAAGAAGCCGGGAATATTAAG cgTTTCTTACCATCAGAGTTCGGTCTCGACCCAGCACGCATGGGACATGCAATTGAACCAGGAAGAGTTACATTTGATGATAAAATGGTTGTGAGAAAGGCCATACAAGATGCTAAAATCCCCTTCACTTATGTATGTGGTTTCGCCTTTGCGGGTTATTTTGGTGGCAACCTTGCGCAGCTGGGGACAGTCCTTCCTCCAAAGGAAAAAGTGCTTATCTATGGAGATGGTAACACAAAAG TGACTATTGTGGATGAAGATGACATCGCAACATACACGATTAAGACTATAGATGATCTGCGAACATTGAACAAAACATTGTACATTCGTCCACCTGAGAACGTAGTCACTCATAAAGAATTGGTTGAAATGTGGGAAAATGTTATGGGCAGGAAACTACAACAGATCACCATTTCTAAACAAGACTTTCTTGCTTCTATGAAAG GTATGGACTATGCAGGCCAGGTACGAGTGGCGCATTTCTACCAAGTTTTTTATGAAGGCGATCTGACGAACTTTGAAATaggggaagaaggagaagaagaagcttcAAAGCTTTATCCTGACGTGAAATATACACGTTTAGATgaatacataaaaatatatgcatga